In one window of Gemmatimonadota bacterium DNA:
- a CDS encoding vitamin B12-dependent ribonucleotide reductase: MAISNDSKHVLDLSANAITVLEKRYLIKDDQGKPTESSPDLFWRVARTIAEPDRRYGASAGAVEALAEAFFGLMAHRMFMPNSPTLMNAGRPLGQLSACFVLPVEDALSNGRSGIYDTLRSMALVHQSGGGTGFSFSRLRPKNDIVRSTMGVASGPVSFMSLYDASTDVVKQGGTRRGANMGILRVDHPDIMDFITCKDDITKITNFNISVAVTDAFMAAVEVDGEYDLIHPKTQQVVGKLKAREVWSRIIHGAWKTGEPGVFFIDRANQYNPVPHLGAYEATNPCGEQPLLPYDVCNLGSINVGYFVKDGQVDWEHLRQAIHLSTHFLENVIDANNYPLPEIDDLSKRIRRIGLGIMGLADLLIRLGIPYDSDEGVEMGRRIMAFLDEEAKVESERLASQRGVFPEWEKSIWGPDASCGRDAQGNRVRPMRRLRNCNVTTVAPTGTISIIAGCSSGIEPLFAVAFMRNQAGVLMPDVNEDFVATAQREGWYSEALMKQIAEAGTIHLPEVPEKWQRVFATANEIQPEWHIRMQAAFQAHNDSAISKTCNFANDATEEYVEEIYRLAFSLGCKGVTVYRDGSRDMQVLSTGSTAKKVAEQATSSGKAEARADLDMSGGAEAPARADAADLHGEIAEIRAENERLRRMVLDLEAENLQRRQKRSRPEMLRGITRRVETPLGTLYVTITEDDRGQPFEVFMSLGKAGGAIMADVEAMGRLISLALRSGIPLKEIHRQIRGISSDRAIGLGPNKVLSVPDAVGIAIEKWMQEKAGIQQELLPTGGQPAALPPTSLVPTVAQVQKSVAPGGEQLHSVHQQPVLTGACPDCGSQLEFAEGCMKCHVCGFSECG, from the coding sequence ATGGCGATTTCCAACGATTCGAAGCACGTGCTCGACCTGTCCGCCAACGCCATCACGGTGCTGGAAAAGCGCTACCTGATCAAGGATGACCAGGGCAAGCCCACCGAATCGTCCCCCGACCTCTTCTGGCGCGTGGCCCGCACCATCGCGGAGCCGGATCGCCGGTACGGCGCCTCCGCCGGGGCCGTCGAGGCCCTGGCCGAGGCGTTCTTCGGCCTGATGGCCCACCGCATGTTCATGCCGAACAGCCCCACCCTGATGAATGCCGGCCGGCCCCTGGGCCAGCTGTCGGCGTGCTTCGTGCTCCCGGTGGAAGACGCCCTGTCCAACGGCCGCAGCGGCATCTACGACACGCTGCGCTCCATGGCCTTGGTGCACCAGTCCGGCGGGGGCACCGGCTTCTCGTTCTCGCGGCTGCGGCCCAAGAACGACATCGTCCGGTCCACGATGGGCGTGGCCAGCGGGCCGGTGTCGTTCATGAGCCTCTATGACGCCTCCACCGATGTCGTGAAGCAGGGTGGCACCCGCCGGGGCGCCAACATGGGGATCCTCCGGGTGGACCACCCGGACATCATGGATTTCATCACCTGCAAGGACGACATCACCAAGATCACCAACTTCAACATCTCCGTCGCCGTCACCGACGCCTTCATGGCGGCGGTCGAGGTCGATGGCGAGTACGACCTGATCCACCCCAAGACCCAGCAGGTCGTGGGCAAGCTCAAGGCCCGCGAGGTCTGGAGCCGGATCATCCACGGCGCCTGGAAGACCGGCGAGCCGGGGGTGTTCTTCATCGATCGCGCCAACCAGTACAACCCGGTGCCGCACCTCGGCGCCTACGAGGCCACCAACCCCTGCGGCGAGCAGCCCCTGCTGCCGTATGACGTCTGCAACCTCGGCTCGATCAACGTCGGGTACTTCGTCAAGGACGGCCAGGTCGACTGGGAGCACCTGCGCCAGGCGATCCACCTCTCGACCCACTTCCTCGAGAACGTGATCGACGCCAACAACTACCCGCTGCCCGAGATCGACGACCTCTCCAAGCGCATCCGGCGCATCGGCCTCGGCATCATGGGCCTGGCCGACCTGCTCATCCGGCTGGGCATCCCGTACGACAGCGACGAGGGCGTGGAGATGGGCCGGCGGATCATGGCCTTCCTCGACGAGGAGGCCAAGGTCGAGTCGGAGCGGCTCGCCAGCCAGCGTGGCGTCTTCCCGGAGTGGGAGAAGAGCATCTGGGGCCCCGACGCCAGCTGTGGCCGGGATGCCCAGGGCAATCGTGTCCGCCCCATGCGCCGCCTGCGCAACTGCAATGTCACCACCGTGGCGCCCACCGGCACCATCTCGATCATCGCCGGCTGCAGCTCCGGCATCGAGCCGCTGTTCGCCGTGGCCTTCATGCGCAACCAGGCCGGCGTCCTGATGCCGGACGTCAACGAGGATTTCGTTGCCACTGCCCAGCGCGAGGGGTGGTATTCCGAGGCCCTCATGAAGCAGATCGCCGAGGCCGGCACCATCCACCTCCCCGAGGTCCCGGAGAAGTGGCAGCGGGTCTTCGCCACGGCCAACGAGATCCAGCCGGAGTGGCACATCCGGATGCAGGCGGCCTTCCAGGCCCACAACGACAGCGCCATCTCCAAGACCTGCAACTTCGCCAACGACGCCACCGAGGAATACGTCGAGGAGATCTACCGCCTCGCCTTCTCCCTGGGCTGCAAGGGCGTCACCGTCTACCGCGACGGCAGCCGAGACATGCAAGTGCTCTCCACCGGCTCCACCGCCAAGAAGGTGGCCGAGCAGGCCACCAGCTCCGGCAAGGCGGAGGCCCGCGCCGACCTCGACATGTCGGGAGGCGCCGAGGCGCCGGCCCGCGCCGATGCCGCCGACCTCCATGGCGAGATCGCCGAGATCCGCGCCGAGAACGAGCGGCTCCGCCGCATGGTCCTCGACCTCGAGGCCGAGAACCTGCAGCGTCGCCAGAAGCGCTCCCGGCCCGAGATGCTCCGCGGCATCACCCGGCGCGTCGAGACCCCGCTCGGCACCCTCTACGTCACCATCACCGAGGACGACCGGGGCCAGCCCTTCGAGGTCTTCATGAGCCTCGGCAAGGCCGGCGGGGCCATCATGGCCGACGTCGAGGCCATGGGCCGCCTCATCAGCCTGGCGCTTCGTTCCGGGATCCCGCTCAAGGAGATCCACCGCCAGATCCGCGGCATCAGCTCCGACCGCGCCATCGGCCTCGGCCCCAACAAGGTCCTGTCGGTCCCGGATGCCGTCGGCATCGCCATCGAGAAGTGGATGCAGGAGAAGGCCGGCATCCAGCAGGAGCTGCTGCCCACCGGCGGCCAGCCGGCGGCCCTGCCGCCCACGTCCCTGGTGCCCACCGTCGCGCAGGTGCAGAAGTCGGTGGCCCCGGGCGGCGAGCAGCTCCACTCGGTGCACCAGCAGCCGGTGCTCACCGGTGCCTGCCCCGATTGTGGCTCGCAGCTCGAGTTCGCCGAGGGCTGCATGAAG